AATGACGCGCTGATGCGCCTGGACGGGCAGCTGGACCTGGTGCTGCAAAGCCTGACCCGGATCACGCCGCCCGAAACGGTGGTGGACGGGCTGTGCTGGGGCGTGCCGCAGGGCGCCGTCAACGCCTGGGAGGGGCAGGGCGGCAAGGTCGCCATCGGCGCCAATGGCGGCTGGATCTTCGTCCAGCCCGCCTATGGCCGGCGCGCGGTGATCGCCGATCAGGGGGTGGCGGCGATCCATGACGGCGCCGTCTGGGTGCCGGGGGCGGTGACGCTGGGCCAGCATGGCTCGGGCATGATCGCCCGGCAGATGTCCGAGGACGTGACGCTGGGCGCCGGGGCCTGGTCCGAGAGCTCGATGATGATCCCGGCGGGGGCGCTGGTCATAGGCGTCACCGGGCGGGTGCAGCAGGCCATCACCGGCAGCGCGACCTCGTGGACGCTGGGAACCGAGGGCACCGCCGACAGCCTGCGCCAGTTCGGGCAGAGCCTGGGCAAGACGCAGGGGTCCTGGGCGCGCGGGCTTTTGTCACCTCCGGTCGTGTTCTGGCAGCCGACCGCCTTGCGCCTGACCGCGACCGGCGGCCAGTTCGCCGGCGGCCGGGTGCGGCTGGTCCTGCATTGGTGGGAGTTGCGGTTGCCCGACTGACGGCTTTCCGCGCCCGTCGGTTTCAGTTAAGAATGAAGGATGAAACTGACGGGCGGGCCCCGAATGAACCTGCAAAAAGACATGATCGAGCCGCTTTCCGACATGCGCGACGCTCCGCGCGATTCGGTCTGGGGACGCATCCAGCGCGAGGCGCGCATCGCCGTGCGCGACGAGCCGCTGCTGGGCGCGCTGATCCATGCCGGGCTGCTGCATCACGCGACCTTCGAGGCGGCGCTGGCCTATCGCTTTTCGCTGAAGCTGGCCTCGCGCGAGATGAGCGAGCAGATCCTGCGCGAGATCGCGGACGACGCCTTCGCGCGGTCGCCGGAACTGTCGGCCTCGGCGCAGGGCGACCTGCTGGCGGTCTATGAACGCGACCCGGCCACGCATCGGCTGATGCAGCCGATCCTGTTCTTCAAGGGCTATCAGGCGCTGCAAGCCTATCGCATCGGCCATTGGCTGTGGGAGCAGGGCCGGCGCGACATGGCCTATTTCGTGCAGATGCGCTGTTCCGAGGTCTTTGGCGTCGACATCCACCCGGCGGCCAGGATCGGCACCGGGGTGATGATCGACCACGCCCATTCCATCGTCATCGGCGAGACGGCGGTGGTCGGCAACGACGTGTCCATGCTGCATTCGGTGACGCTGGGCGGCACCGGCAAGGAAGACGGCGACCGCCATCCCAAGATCGGCAATGGCGTGATGATCGGCGCCGGCGCCAAGGTGCTGGGCAATATCCGTGTCGGGCACCATTCGCGCATCGCCGCCGGCTCGGTGGTGCTGAGCGAGGTGCCGCCCTGCAAGACCGTGGCCGGTGTGCCGGCGCGGATCGTGGGCGATGCGGGCTGTTCCGAGCCGTCCAGCAGCATGAACCAGCTGCTGGGCCACGAGGATTTGTTCTAGAGCCAGTCGGCGTTGCCGCTGCCGGTCAATTCGGCCAGCGTGAGGTTTTCGCGTGCGAGTCGGGCGTCGATGTCGCGCGCGATTTCTGCGGCCAGCGAAAACCCCTTGTAGATCAGCGCGGAATAGACCTGCAGCGCCGAGGCACCGGCACGGAGCTTTTGCCAGGCCTGCTCGGACGAGCCGATGCCGCCGACGCCGATCAGCGGCACGCGGCCCTGCGTTTCGCGGTGGAGGCGGGCGAGCACGCGGGTCGCGCGGTCGAAGAGCGGCGCGCCGGAAAGGCCGCCGGCTTCGCCCGCGTGGGGCGAGGTCAGGCCATCGCGCGACAAGGTGGTGTTGGTCGCGATGATCGCATCGACCGGCGCGGCCAGCGCCACGGCGGCGATGTCGGCCAGCCCTGCGTCGTCGAGGTCCGGGGCGATCTTGATGAAGACAGGCGGGCGGTTCGGCAGACCATCGCGCGCGGCTAGCACGCCTTGCAGAAGCGCGGCCAGTGCCTGCGGGCCTTGCAGGTCGCGCAGTCTTTCGGTGTTCGGGGACGAGACGTTGACGGTCAGGAAATCGGCATGGGCGCCGGCGATGCGCACGACTTCGGCGAAATCGGCGCTGCGGTCGGCGCTGTCCTTGTTCGCGCCAATGTTCAACCCGACGGGGATGCCGGCGGGGCGCCGGGCCAGGCGTTGGGCGATGGCTTGCGCGCCTTCGTTGTTGAAGCCGAAGCGGTTGATGATGGCGCGGTCCTGGGTCAGGCGGAACAGGCGCGGCTTGGGGTTGCCGGGCTGCGGGCGCGGGGTGGCGGCGCCGATCTCGACGAAGCCGAAGCCGGCGCGCATCAGCGCGGGCAGGGCGCGGGCGTTCTTGTCGTAGCCGGCGGCCAAGCCGACCGGGTTCGGCAACTCGAGCCCGGCCAGCTGAAGCCGCAGGCGCGGCGAGGTGACGGGCGCGCCGGGCAGAGGCACCAGCCCGCGTTGCAGCACGACGATCGAGAGATCATGCGCGCGTTCGGGGTCGAGGCGATGCAGCGCGGCTAGACCCAGCCGCTCGATAGGGGTCATGCCAGGTCTCCGATGTCGTGGCCGCCGGGGCCGAGCGGCAGGGGGCGGGACCAGAGCACGTCCTCGGCCCGCAAGTCGCGGTAGAGATGCGGAAAGAGGTCGCCGCCGCGCGACGGCTCCCAGCGCAGGGGCTCGAGCCTTTCGGTCTCGACGGCGAGCAAATGCAGGTCCTGTTCGCCGGCGAAATGCTTGGCGAGCGTGCCGGGCAGCTGTGCCGCGGTCGACAGGTGGATGTAGCCATCGGCCAGATCGACCGGCGCGCCGGCGCTGCGGCCATCGCGCAGGAATGCCTGGTATTCGGAGTCGCGGAAAATCTTGTAGGCCAGCATGGCCGGTTCATGCGTCGCGGGTGCTGCGTCGTCAAGCATGAACCTTTGGCGACATACGGCTTCGTTGGTTGACGCCTGCCGGGGCTTCGACCAATCTTCCCCACGTCCAGACATTTCGCGACGAGAGGGTTAAGATGAAACGTTGGCTCCTGGTGTCAGTGGCAGTGATGCTGTCCTCGGGTGCGGCGCAGGCGGATTTCACGCTGCACGTTCTGCATACCAACGATTTTCACAGCCGGATCGAGCCGATCACCAAATACGACAACACCTGCGATGCCGAGGCCGAGGCCAAGAACGAATGTTTCGGCGGCGTCGCCCGGCTGGGTGCCAAGATCACCGAGCTGCGCGACCAGCTAAAAGCTGACGGGCAGAATGTCGTCGTGCTGGACGCCGGCGACCAGTATCAGGGCAGCCTGTTCTATACGACCTACAAGGGCAAGGATACGGTCGAGTTCATGAACGCCATCGGCTATGACGCCATGGCGGTCGGCAACCACGAATTCGACGACGGGCCGGGCGGGCTGCAGATCCTGGCCGAAGGGGTGAAGTTCCCGGTCGTCTCGGGCAACCTGGACCTGTCGCAATCGCCCGAGCTGAAGGGCAAGGTCGGGGCCGCGCTGACGCTGGATGTCGGCGGCGAAAAGGTCGGCATCGTCTCGGCACTGGCGATGGACACGCCCGAGACCGCGGCGCCGGGCGACAAGGTCATCTTCAAGGACGACATGGACAGCCTGAAGGCCGAGGTGCAGGAGCTGACCGACGCCGGGGTGAACAAGATCATCGCGCTGACCCATTCCGGCTATAAGCGCGATCAGCAGTTCGCGGCCGAGGTCGCCGGCATCGACGCGCTGATCGGCGGGCACAGCCATACGCTGCTGGGTGACATGGAGGGCGCCGAAGGCCCTTATCCCACCATGGTCAAGGGCGAGGGCGGCGTCGAGGTGCCGGTCGCGACGGCCTATGCCTATGGCAAATACCTGGGCCATCTGGTGCTGACCTGGGACGACGCCGGCAAGCTGGTCAAGGTCGAGGGCGAGCCGATCCTGCTGGATGCCTCGGTCACACCGGATCCCAAGCTGGCGGCGCGGGTCAAGGAGATGGCAGCGCCTATCGAGGAGCTGAAGGCCAAGCGCGTGGCCGAGATCGCCGCGCCCATCGACGGCAGCCGCGAGACCTGTCGCGCCAGGGAATGCGAGATGGGCAATGTGGTGGCCGAGGCGATGCTGGCGCGGGTCAAGGACCAGGGCATCGCCATCGCGATCCAGAACGGCGGCGGGCTGCGGGCCTCGATCCAGGCTGGGCCGGTTGCCATGGGCGACGTGCTGTCGGTGCTGCCGTTCCAGAACACGCTTTCGACCTTCCAGCTGAAGGGCACGGACGTGATCGCGGCGCTGGAGAACGGCGCGAGCCAGATGGAAGAGGGTGCCGGTCGCTTCGCGCAGGTCGCGGGGCTGAAATACACCGTCGATCCTGCGGCTGAGGCCGGTCACCGGATCAGCGAGGTGCAGGTCCAAGATGGCACGAACTGGGTGCCGATCGACCCGAACGCGACTTATGGCGTGGTGTCGCAGAACTACATGCGCGGCGGCGGGGACGGCTACAAGGTTTTTGCCGAGAAGGCGATCAACGCCTATGACTTCGGGCCCGATCTGGCGGATGTGCTGGCGGACTACCTGGCGCGGCAGGGGCCGGGCTTCACGCCGAAGCTGGACGGGCGCATCACCGTGAAATGAGAAAGGGCCGGGCTTTTGCCCGGCCCTTTTTGCGTTCTGGCGCCCGGTTCAGGCCGGCAGGAAGGCGCGGTCGTGGCGCAGGTGGCGCTCGACCAGCTTGCGGCCCTGGCGGCCGGTGGTCAGGCGCCGGGCCGGGTCTTGCGGCAGCGTCGGAAGCAGGGCGCGGATTTCGCGCCGTGCGGCGGCCGAAAGCGCGAGCAGCGCCTGCGGTCCGGTCAGCAGCGATTCCGTCCAGATGCCGTTCGAGCGAACCAGCTCGTGCCGGTCGAAGAGCAGATGCAGGTAGCGCACGCCCGCAGCCGGCCGCAGCGCGCGGATACCGGGCAAGGCGGTCAGATGCTTGGCTGCGACCAGCACCTGGTCGGCGCCGAACATCCGCGCGGCGATGGCCGAGCGCAGCAGGACGCGATGCTGCGGCGAGACCAGCAGATCGCGCGCCGGCAGGTTCGGACCCAGCGCGTCGCGCGGGATCAGAATGGGACACAGGTTCGGCTGCAGGTCCAGTTGCCGGCCGTCCAGCGCCGTCCCGCCGATCCAGCGCAACGCTTGCACGCCGTGATCGCGGGTCAGAACCGCATCTCCGGACTGCAAGTCCTCGATGGGTTTTGCGCCGGTGGGGGTCTCGATCAGGGTGCCGGAGGTGAAACAGGGCGCCGCCGGCACCGTCGGGTCATAGGCGACCGAGGTCTGGCCGACACCGATCTTGTAGCTGCCGACATAGGTGAAGTCCGCCGCGGGATCGAACTGCGGCCAGGTGGGTTGACCACCCGAATCCAGCCGCATCTTCGGCAGGATCAGGGCGCTGTGGCGGCCGCCAAGCTCGAGCGGATAACCCGAGACGTCGTAATCCACATAGGTCGGGAAGCAGACATAGAATTCGTTCCCCGCCGCGTCCCGCAGGATCGCGGCATCCTGGAACGAGATCCGCTGACCCGCCGGCAGCGTCTCGGCCGCGCCGTCGGGGCCGAAGCTGGCGGGCTCCAGCAGCGCCTGGCCGTCGTCGCTGCCGGGGTCGTCGTAGAAACTGCCCGAACCGCCACGCGACAGATAGCCGAAGCGCGGATCGTCGTCCTCGATGCGGATCTCGCCCATCCTCGCCTCGGCGAAGCTGATCTCGCGACGGTTGAGGAAGGGCAGATATTTGTCCGACCCCGTCGCGCCGGGGTCGTTGTAAACCTGGCTCGGGAACGTCGCCATCGCGATACGGTATTCCATGGCAGCCTCGGAAACAATCACAGGTTGTCAGGCTTGATACGAATCCGGCGCGCCAAATATCAATAAAAGGTTAATTTGTCGCCGCACGGCAAGGCCGGCATGTGGCGATCTTGCAACTTTTGCGCGAGTTGACTAGGCCTCAGGCTCATCGCCCAGCGGCAGGGCGTGGCGCAGGAAACGCTCGAAATCGTCGAGATCCACCGGCTCGAACTGACCGAAACCCTGCATCCAGACCGAGGCGTTGCGCAGCCCGTCGGGTTCCAGCTTGCACCAGATGATGCGGCCGCGCCGTTCCTGCCGGATCAGCCCCGCCGCCGCGAGCACGGCGAGATGCTTGGAAATCGCCGCCAGGCTGACCTGGAAGGGCGCCGCGACATCGGTCACCGCCATGTCGTCCTCCAGCAGCATGGCAAGGATCGCCCGCCGCGTCGGGTCGGCGAGGGCCGAGAAGATGGCGTCGAGGCTGGGTTGCGGCGCGGACATCGGGCTTTGCTTAACTGTCCGGTTGAATATGGTCCGGAAGCACCACCGGCCGCAAGTCCGGGATTTCCCGTGCCGACGCGATTCTCATAATCTTGTAATTTCAACGCATTGCAGCGGGACCCGCATTGCTTGACTCGGGGGGCATCAGCCCCTATCACCGCCGCAACCGATAACGGGGGTGTGAGCCGTGGCCGAGGACGACCATGACGCCGCGCGGGCCCGGGACGCGGAGCGGCTGCGCGCGCTGGAGACCCGGCTGGGTGAGAAGGCGAAGGAAGAGCCGCCTTCGCGCGGGGAAGAGCATTTCAGCCAGGCCAACATGGCCTGGCGCATGGTGACGGAACTGGTGGCCGGTCTGGGGATCGGCTTCCTGATCGGGTTCGGGCTGGACTATGTGACCGGCTTGCGGCCGGTCTTCATGGTGGTCTTCGTGTTGCTGGGCCTTGCGGCCGGCATCAAGACCATGATGCGGACCGCCAATGAGATAGGCAAGACACCGGGTCAGCCCGGCGACGACAAGGGTGAGTGACAAATGGCAGAAGAAACCGGTGGCCTGACCTTCCATCCGATGGATCAATTCGTCGTCAAGCCGCTGTTCGGCGGCGAGCTGAACTGGTACACGCCGAGCAACGCGACGCTGTGGATGGCGCTGGCCGCCCTGGCGATCACCGCGCTTCTGGTCTTCGGCACCCGCGGCCGCGCCATCGTGCCGAACCGCCTGCAATCCATCGCCGAACTGCTTTACGGCATGGTCCGCAAGATGGTCGAGGACGTGACCGGCAAGGACGGGCTGAAATACTTCCCCTATGTGATGACGCTGTTCTGCTTCATCCTGTTCGCGAACTTCCTGGCGCTGCTGCCGAAATCCTTCTCGCCGACCTCGCATATCGCGGTAACGGCGGTGCTGGCGGTCATGGTCTTCCTGGGCGTCACCATCCTGGGCTTCGTCAAGAACGGCGCGCATTTCCTGGGCCTGTTCTGGGTCAGCTCGGCGCCGTTGGCGCTGCGGCCCATCCTGGCGGTGATCGAGCTGATCTCGTATTTCGTGCGCCCGGTCAGCCACTCGATCCGACTTGCGGGCAACATCATGGCCGGCCACGCGGTGATCAAGGTCTTTGCCGCCTTCGCCGCCATCGCCGCCATCGCGCCGATCTCGGTCGTCGCCATCACCGCCATGTATGGCCTCGAGGTGCTCGTCGCGCTGATCCAGGCCTATGTCTTCGCCATCCTGACCTGCGTCTATCTGAAGGACGCCCTGCATCCGGCGCACTGAGCGCCGGACCCGCAGTCGGGACCACATCGAAAAACCCTTTCCAAAGCCTCAAGGAGCATGAACATGGAAAATCTGGGTCAACTGGGACAGTACCTCGGCGCCGGTCTGGCTTGCGTCGGCATGGCCGGTGCGGCCATGGGGGTGGGCAATGTCGCCGGCAACTACCTGGCGGGCGCCCTGCGCAACCCGTCGGCCGCCGCTTCGCAGACCGCCACGCTGTTCATCGGCATGGCCTTCGCCGAAGCCCTGGGGATCTTCTCGTTCCTGGTCGCGCTGCTGCTGCTGTTCGCAGTCTGATCCTTTGCCATCCTTGCGGTTGGGTGGGGGCGTGACGC
This portion of the Paracoccus sp. N5 genome encodes:
- the cysE gene encoding serine O-acetyltransferase is translated as MNLQKDMIEPLSDMRDAPRDSVWGRIQREARIAVRDEPLLGALIHAGLLHHATFEAALAYRFSLKLASREMSEQILREIADDAFARSPELSASAQGDLLAVYERDPATHRLMQPILFFKGYQALQAYRIGHWLWEQGRRDMAYFVQMRCSEVFGVDIHPAARIGTGVMIDHAHSIVIGETAVVGNDVSMLHSVTLGGTGKEDGDRHPKIGNGVMIGAGAKVLGNIRVGHHSRIAAGSVVLSEVPPCKTVAGVPARIVGDAGCSEPSSSMNQLLGHEDLF
- a CDS encoding DUF2793 domain-containing protein; this translates as MPENTTANCGLPLLLPAQAQKHVTVNDALMRLDGQLDLVLQSLTRITPPETVVDGLCWGVPQGAVNAWEGQGGKVAIGANGGWIFVQPAYGRRAVIADQGVAAIHDGAVWVPGAVTLGQHGSGMIARQMSEDVTLGAGAWSESSMMIPAGALVIGVTGRVQQAITGSATSWTLGTEGTADSLRQFGQSLGKTQGSWARGLLSPPVVFWQPTALRLTATGGQFAGGRVRLVLHWWELRLPD
- a CDS encoding F0F1 ATP synthase subunit A — protein: MAEETGGLTFHPMDQFVVKPLFGGELNWYTPSNATLWMALAALAITALLVFGTRGRAIVPNRLQSIAELLYGMVRKMVEDVTGKDGLKYFPYVMTLFCFILFANFLALLPKSFSPTSHIAVTAVLAVMVFLGVTILGFVKNGAHFLGLFWVSSAPLALRPILAVIELISYFVRPVSHSIRLAGNIMAGHAVIKVFAAFAAIAAIAPISVVAITAMYGLEVLVALIQAYVFAILTCVYLKDALHPAH
- a CDS encoding Hint domain-containing protein, which gives rise to MEYRIAMATFPSQVYNDPGATGSDKYLPFLNRREISFAEARMGEIRIEDDDPRFGYLSRGGSGSFYDDPGSDDGQALLEPASFGPDGAAETLPAGQRISFQDAAILRDAAGNEFYVCFPTYVDYDVSGYPLELGGRHSALILPKMRLDSGGQPTWPQFDPAADFTYVGSYKIGVGQTSVAYDPTVPAAPCFTSGTLIETPTGAKPIEDLQSGDAVLTRDHGVQALRWIGGTALDGRQLDLQPNLCPILIPRDALGPNLPARDLLVSPQHRVLLRSAIAARMFGADQVLVAAKHLTALPGIRALRPAAGVRYLHLLFDRHELVRSNGIWTESLLTGPQALLALSAAARREIRALLPTLPQDPARRLTTGRQGRKLVERHLRHDRAFLPA
- a CDS encoding DUF952 domain-containing protein — protein: MLAYKIFRDSEYQAFLRDGRSAGAPVDLADGYIHLSTAAQLPGTLAKHFAGEQDLHLLAVETERLEPLRWEPSRGGDLFPHLYRDLRAEDVLWSRPLPLGPGGHDIGDLA
- a CDS encoding quinone-dependent dihydroorotate dehydrogenase, producing MTPIERLGLAALHRLDPERAHDLSIVVLQRGLVPLPGAPVTSPRLRLQLAGLELPNPVGLAAGYDKNARALPALMRAGFGFVEIGAATPRPQPGNPKPRLFRLTQDRAIINRFGFNNEGAQAIAQRLARRPAGIPVGLNIGANKDSADRSADFAEVVRIAGAHADFLTVNVSSPNTERLRDLQGPQALAALLQGVLAARDGLPNRPPVFIKIAPDLDDAGLADIAAVALAAPVDAIIATNTTLSRDGLTSPHAGEAGGLSGAPLFDRATRVLARLHRETQGRVPLIGVGGIGSSEQAWQKLRAGASALQVYSALIYKGFSLAAEIARDIDARLARENLTLAELTGSGNADWL
- a CDS encoding bifunctional metallophosphatase/5'-nucleotidase yields the protein MKRWLLVSVAVMLSSGAAQADFTLHVLHTNDFHSRIEPITKYDNTCDAEAEAKNECFGGVARLGAKITELRDQLKADGQNVVVLDAGDQYQGSLFYTTYKGKDTVEFMNAIGYDAMAVGNHEFDDGPGGLQILAEGVKFPVVSGNLDLSQSPELKGKVGAALTLDVGGEKVGIVSALAMDTPETAAPGDKVIFKDDMDSLKAEVQELTDAGVNKIIALTHSGYKRDQQFAAEVAGIDALIGGHSHTLLGDMEGAEGPYPTMVKGEGGVEVPVATAYAYGKYLGHLVLTWDDAGKLVKVEGEPILLDASVTPDPKLAARVKEMAAPIEELKAKRVAEIAAPIDGSRETCRARECEMGNVVAEAMLARVKDQGIAIAIQNGGGLRASIQAGPVAMGDVLSVLPFQNTLSTFQLKGTDVIAALENGASQMEEGAGRFAQVAGLKYTVDPAAEAGHRISEVQVQDGTNWVPIDPNATYGVVSQNYMRGGGDGYKVFAEKAINAYDFGPDLADVLADYLARQGPGFTPKLDGRITVK
- a CDS encoding metalloregulator ArsR/SmtB family transcription factor — translated: MSAPQPSLDAIFSALADPTRRAILAMLLEDDMAVTDVAAPFQVSLAAISKHLAVLAAAGLIRQERRGRIIWCKLEPDGLRNASVWMQGFGQFEPVDLDDFERFLRHALPLGDEPEA
- a CDS encoding AtpZ/AtpI family protein; this encodes MAEDDHDAARARDAERLRALETRLGEKAKEEPPSRGEEHFSQANMAWRMVTELVAGLGIGFLIGFGLDYVTGLRPVFMVVFVLLGLAAGIKTMMRTANEIGKTPGQPGDDKGE
- a CDS encoding F0F1 ATP synthase subunit C, giving the protein MENLGQLGQYLGAGLACVGMAGAAMGVGNVAGNYLAGALRNPSAAASQTATLFIGMAFAEALGIFSFLVALLLLFAV